In the Ptiloglossa arizonensis isolate GNS036 unplaced genomic scaffold, iyPtiAriz1_principal scaffold0226, whole genome shotgun sequence genome, one interval contains:
- the LOC143154624 gene encoding uncharacterized protein LOC143154624, whose product MTDLPQDVTVARVAIRVPPFWEKNPETWFRQLESQFVLARITQDSTKYHYVSAHLENQYADLVNDIISDPPTQNMYDTLKAELIRRLSDTREQKVRTLLEHEEIGDRKPSTFLRRLQNLAGDTVSNEFLRTLWLGRLPRNIQSVLVSQKKESLSELASLADAVAEVTPGPQVTAASTAPDGIHAELAELRREIAALRVSRDDYRHSRPPSRDARRSPSRSRDARRSPSRSRDYNASPPPEDGRCWYHWMFGTAARRCRQPCNHVAENNRADR is encoded by the coding sequence ATGACGGACCTTCCGCAGGACGTCACGGTAGCACGCGTCGCGATTCGCGTCCCGCCGTTTTGGGAAAAGAACCCAGAAACATGGTTCCGGCAGCTGGAGTCGCAATTCGTGCTGGCTCGAATCACCCAGGATTCCACCAAGTACCATTACGTAAGCGCGCATCTGGAGAACCAGTACGCCGACCTGGTGAACGACATCATCAGCGACCCGCCAACGCAGAACATGTACGATACGTTAAAAGCGGAACTGATCCGACGCCTCTCGGACACCAGAGAGCAGAAGGTCCGCACGCTCCTGGAGCATGAGGAAATCGGCGACCGGAAGCCATCGACTTTCCTGCGCCGGTTACAAAACCTTGCGGGCGACACggtgtcgaacgaatttttgagGACACTGTGGCTGGGGCGCCTCCCCCGGAACATCCAATCGGTGTTGGTATCACAAAAGAAGGAAAGTTTGTCCGAGCTCGCTTCTCTCGCCGACGCCGTGGCAGAGGTGACACCGGGTCCCCAGGTCACCGCCGCGTCGACCGCACCCGACGGGATCCACGCGGAGTTGGCCGAGCTACGCCGTGAGATCGCGGCCCTCCGCGTCAGCAGAGACGATTACCGCCACTCGCGCCCGCCGTCGCGggacgcccgacggagcccttcgaggtcgcgtgacgcccgacggagcccttCGAGGTCGCGCGACTATAATGCCTCGCCTCCCCCCGAGGACGGCCGGTGCTGGTACCATTGGATGTTCGGTACCGCAGCGAGAAGATGCCGCCAGCCGTGCAATCATGTGGCGGAAAACAATCGGGCCGATCGTTAA